Genomic segment of Planctomycetaceae bacterium:
TTGCCCCGATTGCGTCAGCGGCCGCGCTGTCCACAGTGGTTGTTGTGCCTCAGCGGGTGTCTCCCGCCGCGACGTATGGTCGTGCACGATCAGCCAGGCGCCGTCAATTCGGCGAAATACCAGCGTGAAGTTTCCGCCGACGGGCTCCTTCTCCCGTTCCAGGTTCCATTCGCCGAGGACCATCGCGGCGGAATCGCCCAGCGGCGTAACTTCGATTCGGGAAAACGTGACGCGTCCCATCTGGTCGCGCGTGGGATAGCGGCTCTTGTAGTTGTCTCGCGTCGTTTGCCAGCCGCGAGTAACGGTTCCCGCGGAGCTAAACGTCAGATCATCCGACTTCCAGTAGTATTCCATGAACGCGTCGATATCGCCGCGATTCCAGCATTCCGCCTGTTGGTCGATGATCGACCGGATCTGTTCGACCGTTTCCCTGGTGCGGGACGCAGCGTCCTGCGCGGCGGGCAGCGGTTTAGCGGGCGACGGGTCAGGGTTCGCGAAGAATTGTTCGACGGCCAGTTTCATTGGTCCGCGACTCAGGAACACTCGTGCTCGGGCGTCTGATGACTGTGCCACGGCGTTTGTTGTCGACGGCAGCGAGCTGCATGCCAGCACGATCACCATTGCGGGGACCATGGCACGCCGAATGACTCGATGGCGAATTACCAGACGGACACCGTTGCTTGAACGACGACGGTTGTGGCTTTTCATGTCGTTTCCTGTGTTCGTGCTGTCAGCGGGGGAGTGACTTCGTCCGCGCGATTCTCGCGGAAACGAAGGGGGGTGACAATCATCGGCAAAGCGCGGCGCGACATCACGCGACCCGGCTTCACGCGACGCCGCGCTTGTGACCGGACCACGGCTCGCTGATAATGAGTACCGCGTGACATCGTCCGTTTTCCGACGCGGTTCCTTTGACAAGACGCCCGGCCAGGACTGAGGCCCGCCCGGGTTCTTCGCGCGGCGCGACTGTCGTCCGGGCGACCCGCCAACTGTGAGAGAAGTTCATGTCGCTGCCGACTTCCAACATTCACGGCCTTGTTGCGGCGCTTCTGTTGCTGGCCGTGACCGCAACCGCGCAGGGTGATGAACAGCCGCTGACGTTCGAACAGCAGGTCGCCCCGATTCTGGACCGGCACTGCTTTCGGTGTCACGGAAGCGAACAGCGTGAGGCGGGGCTGGACCTGCGACGCCGGTTCACAATCGTGGAGGGCGGTGACAGCGGCCCGGCTATCGTCGCCGGACGGCCGGAACAGAGCCTGCTGATTCAACTGATCGACGACGGCGCGATGCCACCGGAAGGCGAACCGAGACTCAGTGACGAAGACGCAGACGTCATTCGCCAATGGGTGCACTCCGGCGCGGAGACCGCTGGAAAGACGGAACCGCCGTTGTCCGATGCCGGAGACTTCGAAGCCGGTTTCAGCGAGGGCGAAAGAAATCACTGGGCGTTTCAGCCCGTTCCGGAAGTAACGCCGCCGGAAGTGCCGAACACTTCGTGGGTCAACACGCCGGTTGATGCGTTCGTGCTCGAAAAGCTTTGGAAGCATGGCTGGCAGCCGGCTCCCAAAGCGTCCAAAGCGACGCTGATCCGAAGAGTCTATTTCGATCTGATCGGGCTGCCCCCGACGCCGCAGGAAGTCGCCGCGTTCGAAAACGACACGTCATCCACCGCATGGCAGGACGTTGTGGACCGGCTTCTGGCCAGTCCGCATTACGGCGAAAAGTGGGCTCAGCACTGGCTGGACGTTGTGCGGTTCGCTGAAACCGAAGGCTTTGAGTACGACCGGCATCTTCCCGACGCGTGGCGCTATCGAGACTACGTGATCGATTCGCTGAACGATGACAAGCCGTTTGACCAGTTCGTCACCGAACAAATCGCAGGTGATGAATTATCGACTGACAACCTGCAGTATCAGGCCGCCGCTGTCTTTCATCGCCTTGGGGCAGTCCGCCGCAACGCCGGGAATCCGGACATCGCTCTCAGCCGCAACGAAGTGCTGACGGAACGCACCAACATCATCGGTGAAGCCTTTCTGGGCTTAACCGTCGGCTGCGCGCGGTGTCATAACCACCAGCTGGAACCGATTACTCAGAAGGACTACTACCGACTGCAGGCCTATCTGGCAGCGACGGAAGAGCACAACATCATGCTGATTCCCGACACGGAGGCTCAGGCATGGAACGACGAAACGATCGCGATCAACAAGCAGATCAAGATGCTTCGCGAAGCCGCCGAATTGACTGACGGCGAAGAAAAGCAGCGGCTGGAACAGCAGGTCCGGTCATTGACGGCAACGCTTCCACCGAACCCGCCGACAATTCCCGGTATCCGCAACGACTTTCAGAACCGAACGTCGATTCACGTTCTTCGGCGAGGCATCTGGGAACACAAGGGAGTCGCCGTCGGACCGCGCCCGCTAAGCATTCTGGTTTCCGCGTCGATGCCGGAACTGCCGGCCGACGAGCCGCTGCCCCGAACCCGGCTTGCTGAGTGGATCACGGATTCCGAACACCCGCTGACCTCGCGGGTTGTTGTTAATCGGCTCTGGCAGCATCATTTCGGCACAGGGCTGGTGAAGACCGCCAACGACTTGGGAACGCATGGTGAGCCGCCCAGTCATCCGGAATTGCTCGACTGGCTGGCCGGAACACTGGTGAAGGGCGGCTGGCAATGGAAGCCGATTCACCGGTTGATCGTCCTCAGCAGTGCTTACCAACAGGCCAGCCGGCTGCCGCATGAAGCCGACACGGCGGCGCGCACGGCTGTGGATCCCGAAAACCGGCTGCTGTGGAAGTTCAGTCGCCGCCGATTGTCGGCCGAGGAGCTTCGTGACGCGATGCTGGCTGTTTCCGGGCGGATCAATCTGAAGGCGGGTGGTCCCAGCGTGATGCCGCCGGTTGATCCGGTGCTTGTCGATCTGTTGTACAACCCGTCTCAGTGGAAGGTTGCGGATGATCCGTCGGAGCACTGCCGCCGATCGATTTACCTGATCGCGAAACGCAATCTGCGACTTCCGTTCATGGAGGCCTTCGACGCGCCGGCGCTGCAAACCAGTTGCCCGGCCCGCGAATCCAGCACGCATGCTCCACAGGCTCTGGAGTTGCTGAACGGAGCGTTCGCGAACCAGACAGCCGCCGCGTTTGCAGACCGCCTGGTTCGCGAGTGCGGCGATGACCACGCCGCGGTTGTTGACCGCGCGTTTCGGCTGGCGATCGGTCGCGGGCCGACTGCGGCGGAACGGCAACTGTCGCGGGAATTCCTCCGCGACCAGTCCATTGACGAGTTCGCTCTGGCAATCCTGAATCTGAACGGATTTGCGTATGTCGACTAACTCCTGCCAACACCGTTCGCCAACGGGTCGTCGAGACTTTATCCGCGACGCATTTGCGGGATTCGGCGGCCTGGCACTGACATCGATGCTGCACAACGAAACCGTCCGCGCCGGTGACGACATCGCTTCCGGAACAAAGACATCGCACGCACCGGCAAAGGCAAAAAGCGTGATCTTTCTGTTCATGGCCGGTGGACCCAGCCAGGTGGAGACCTTTGACCCGAAACCGCTGCTGAATACGCTTCACGGTCAGCCGCGGCCTGCGGAATTCGGTGAGGCGAAGTATCAGTTCATTCAGACCGACGCCCGGCTGCTGGGAACGAAACGTCGCTTTCGAAAATGCGGTGACAGCGGAATTGAAGTTTCCGATCTGTTTCCGCATCTCGGCAAGTGCATGGATGACATCGCCGTGCTGCGGTCGTGCTACGGTGATCAGGTCGTCCATTCGGCGGCGCAGTACGAATTGTTCTCCGGCCGCACGGTTCCCGGATTTCCCAGCATGGGGTCGTGGACTTTGTATGGTCTGGGATCGGAGAGCGATTCGCTGCCGTCATACGTTGTTATGCCCGATCCCAAAGGCGCTCTGGAGGCCGGGCAGCCGATGTACATGAACGGCTTTCTGCCGGCCGCCCATCAGCCGACGATGTTTCGTCCCGGCGATCGTCCCGTGCTGAATCTGGACCTGCCTGCCGGCGTAGATGCGTCTCAGCGCCGCCGGACGCTGAAGCTGGTCCGCGATCTGAATGAAGCGACACTTCTGCCGGGCGATGACGAACTGGAAGCCCGGCTGAAGTCCTACGACCTGGCCTTCCGCATGCAGTCTCAGGCGCCCGAAGTCTTCGATCTGAGCCGCGAGACACAGGAGACGCTGGAACTTTACGGCGTCGGCCGGGAACCCACGGACGACTATGGCCGCCGCTGTCTGCTGGCGCGCCGGCTTGTGGAAAGCGGTGTGAGGTTTGTCTGTGTTGTCTCCGGCGGCGGTCCCGGCAATCTGCAGTGGGATGCTCACAAGGACATCGAAGAAAACCATCTTCGTAAAGCCGCCGAAACGGACCAGCCCGTGGCCGGTATGCTGACGGATCTGAAGCGCCGCGGACTGCTGGACGAAACGCTTGTGCTGTGGGGTGGAGAATTCGGTCGGTCACCGGAAGCTCAGGGCGGCACGGGTCGCGATCACCACAATCTGGGCTTCACGATGCTGATGGCCGGCGGCGGAATTCGCGGCGGTCACGTTGTCGGAGCGACCGACGAAATCGGCCTGCGCGCAGTGGAATCGCCGCATCACTTCCGGGACATTCATGCCACGATTCTGAATCAACTGGGGCTGGACCAGCACAGGCTGACGTATCGTCATCTGGGTCGCGACGAACGGCTGACGTTTCTGGAAGGCCAGGTGATCGACGAGATCGTGTGACCGGCCGTTCGTGTGGGCTCTTGGCGAAACTGACCCGCTGGCGGATCTGAACGCGCATGAAAAAAACGGCGGATGATTGTTGATCCGCCGTCTCAATGGACGCTGCGTCGAGAAAAGCAGGCTCAATGGGAGCGGTCCGGCTGGCCGAACCGGCTTCTGTGTGAGCTAGTTCGCGGCTGGCTGTTCCAGCTCAATGAACGGTGTCATGCGCCGCGCTTTGGCCAGAATTTCGGCCTTTTCGCCTTCCGACGTCGCGGCGGCATATCGCTTGCGCATCTTTCCGATCTGGACCCGCCGTTTCCGCCGACGCGCGATTTCCCGATTTCGTTCAACTCGTCCCATGTGACCAAATAACCTTGAGGTGTAAGAGTTTCCGCCAATGGCAGGCAGAATAACCGTTCGCTGCGGTAAGTCAATTCGGGCACAGCCGAACCTGTTTCAGGCCTGAGACGGCAGCGGTGCCGGCAGGGCGTTCGGGAGCAGCCGACCAATTTCTGCTCAGCGATTGATTCCGACGTAGAAGCTGAAGATTCGTTCGTCGTCAAACGCCTGGCTCTTGATCGGGAATGCGAAGTCGAAGGCCAGCGGAACGGGCCCCATCGCGGGAACCACGACTCGCAGACCAACGCCCGCTGTGGCGCGGAAGTTGGCCAGGCTGGCGGATTCTTCCACGGTACCGACATCGGTGAAGGCCACGAAGTTGATCATGTCGTCAGCCGTCAGGGGAATTCGATACTCAACCGTTCCAAGGGCCTTGAAGTTGCCGCCGATCCCGATGTTGTTGATTCGCGGCGTCACACCGCGGAACGCGAAACCGCGAAACGACTGGAATCCGCCGGCGTAGAAGCGTTCGAAGACAGGTGTGTCGTCGCCGCTCCAGCCGACGTCGCCGGCCAGAGTCAGCACTTGTCGTCCACTGCCGTCGGGTCGCTGGTGCAGAGTGAAGTACTGGCGAAATTCGCCTTCAAAGCGCGGATAGGTAAAGTCGCCGAATGCCTGCTCGTAGCCCGCATCAAAGTAGTGTCCGGTTCCCGGCATGATGACTGCGTCGCGAGTATCGTGAGTCACGGATAACCGGCCGGTGGACAGGAAATTGTCGCCCACGGCCTGCTGCAGGATCGCGGGTGCTCCCGCCGCGACGCCGCGCAGGTTCACGTCTTCCAGACGCAGTGCCGCAGCCACCGACCATTCCGGCGTCAGTTGGCGTCCGACGGCCACTCGTCCGCCGAGCCGTTCTTCATCCCAGTCCGGATAGAACCGGTTGAAGAAGAATCCGCTGACACTCAGGCTGTAATCGGTGTACATGAAATACGGGTCGGTCCACTGCAGAGCGTAGCGGCTGACAATGTCGCCGGGAGCCGCTTCGAATCGAAACCGTTGGCCGCCGCCCCGCCAGGCCCGGCCTTCGATGATGTCGGCAAACGTCTGCGGCGGGCGGAACAGGTCGAAGTTGCTTTCGTCCCAGACGAATGATCCAACGATCCCCGCGTCGCTGTTGACTCCGAAGCCGAACATCAGGCGGCCGGTGCGTCCCTCCGCCGCCTGAACATTGATGTCGACCCAGCCGGGGGGCGGTGTCTGGAACTGGTTGTTGAACGGGCTTCCCTGCAGAATCGCATCGCCCGGACGAGGCGTCGGCGTCTGTCCGTAGAACGATCCGCCGGGGCTCTGGCCGCGAATGATCACGTCGTCATCACGGTCCTCGGCCGGCGGAAAGTTCGAAACCAGCAGGTCTTCCGGCGGTTGATGAAACAAAGCGGCCGGTTGAGCCAGTTGGTATTCCAGCATTTGCGGCAAGGGGTTTCTCGGCAGCAGCATCACCTGACCGTCGGTTGTCTCTGCCGCGACCTCATCGTCCCGCTTCGGAGCGGCATTCGCCGGCGCTGAATGTGCGTCACCCGATGTGTGACCGCCAGTCGGGGGCCGGGGCGCGGTCGGGCTGTTCGACGGCGGTTCTGTGCTCAGGACGGAGTGACCATAGGGAATCCGTGCCGCCGTGCCGCCGGTTGCGGCATGTTCATAGGCGGCATACCGAACGTTGTATTCGAAGCGATCTGTCCAGTCGGGCTGACCGTAAGAGAAGCCGCCCAGCGGTTGCTGGCCGCGAAATGTCCGTGAATCGGACGCCGACAGAAACTGATCCGTTTCCGGATCGACGGGAATTACGTTGACCTGCACACCTTCAAACAGGCCTCCGCCATTGACTCGGGATCGTCCGCGGCCGATGAGCTTCGGATCGGCCAGATCTCCGGGTTCGACCTGCATCCGGTCCAGAATCACGGTCTCCTTGGTGTGAGACTGTTCATTCATGAACGCGACATCGAAGTTGCGGATGTAGCGCTTGCGGTCTTCGTCAATGTCAAATACCAGATCCACAATGCCCGGCTGTTCCGTGAAGTGATACACCGGCCGGACGGAGGCAAAATAGTGTCCTCGTTCGCCGTACAGTCCCAGCATGTACCGCACATCTTTTGACAGGGGCAGGGCGTTGAAGTAGTCACCTTCGTTCATTTCCCGGATCGCCTGCAATTGTGCCGTCGACAGAACCTGATTGCCTTCGACGCGGATTTCACGAACGCGGTAGCGTGTGCCTTCGCTGACTGTGTAATGCAGCCGGACTCTGGACCGATCACGGGAAAACAGCGGTTCCGTTTCGACCTGGACGTCGAAGAATCCCAGGTCGTTGTAGTACTGCTTCAAAGCGTACTCGTCCTGCTGCAGTGTTTCCGGACGGTAGAGTCCGCCGAACAGGCCCAGGATCGCGGACTTGGACTGCAGCTTTGTCTTCAGACGTGCGGCGGAAACGACATCGCCGACACCGCTGAACACACGGCTTGTGACCCGAACCTTTGGTCCTTCATTGATTCTGAAAATCACTTCGCGGTCACCGGGCTCGCCACCCTTCACGAGTTCCACTTTGACGAAGAAGTGGCCCTTTTCCCTGTATTCCTGTTCGATGCGATTGACAGCTTCCCGGTTGGCCATGTGATCAAACGGGCTGCCGACCTTGAGCCCCGTCCACGACGCCAGTTGTTTGGTCTTGATCTTTTCGTTGCCAATGAACTCAACCTTCTTCACGATCGGTCGTTCGTGAACCTTGAAGATCAGCACAGTGCCCTGCGGAGTGTCCTCGAAGCGTTCCTGAACACTGTAGAACCAGCGGGTGCTCATCAAGGATCGCTTGTCTTCGCGAATCTGGCGGCTGGAAACGTCTCGATCCGGCTGAGTTTGAATCTTCTGAAGAATCACCGACGCCGGGATCGTCTCGTTTCCTTCGATGCGAACGTCGGTGATTCGCTGGGGAAGCTCCTCACAAATCGCAGGAATGGCCAAAACGATCACCGTACACGCCAGAACCAGGATCGCGCGCAGCGTTTGGCCACAGTGCGATGGCGATTTCGGCGGTTGGCGCGTTCGCGGCGAAGGCATAGGACATCTCGTCAGCGCGGCACCTGGTGTGCGGGTCAGGACGTCAGTTGCCATCGCAATCCGACGTCAGAAACACCGCAGCAAACCCGGCGGCTGGTGGGAAGATGTGAATTTGACGGGAGCGAGGAGAGGGGAGGTTGTC
This window contains:
- a CDS encoding PSD1 and planctomycete cytochrome C domain-containing protein, whose product is MSLPTSNIHGLVAALLLLAVTATAQGDEQPLTFEQQVAPILDRHCFRCHGSEQREAGLDLRRRFTIVEGGDSGPAIVAGRPEQSLLIQLIDDGAMPPEGEPRLSDEDADVIRQWVHSGAETAGKTEPPLSDAGDFEAGFSEGERNHWAFQPVPEVTPPEVPNTSWVNTPVDAFVLEKLWKHGWQPAPKASKATLIRRVYFDLIGLPPTPQEVAAFENDTSSTAWQDVVDRLLASPHYGEKWAQHWLDVVRFAETEGFEYDRHLPDAWRYRDYVIDSLNDDKPFDQFVTEQIAGDELSTDNLQYQAAAVFHRLGAVRRNAGNPDIALSRNEVLTERTNIIGEAFLGLTVGCARCHNHQLEPITQKDYYRLQAYLAATEEHNIMLIPDTEAQAWNDETIAINKQIKMLREAAELTDGEEKQRLEQQVRSLTATLPPNPPTIPGIRNDFQNRTSIHVLRRGIWEHKGVAVGPRPLSILVSASMPELPADEPLPRTRLAEWITDSEHPLTSRVVVNRLWQHHFGTGLVKTANDLGTHGEPPSHPELLDWLAGTLVKGGWQWKPIHRLIVLSSAYQQASRLPHEADTAARTAVDPENRLLWKFSRRRLSAEELRDAMLAVSGRINLKAGGPSVMPPVDPVLVDLLYNPSQWKVADDPSEHCRRSIYLIAKRNLRLPFMEAFDAPALQTSCPARESSTHAPQALELLNGAFANQTAAAFADRLVRECGDDHAAVVDRAFRLAIGRGPTAAERQLSREFLRDQSIDEFALAILNLNGFAYVD
- a CDS encoding DUF1501 domain-containing protein, which gives rise to MSTNSCQHRSPTGRRDFIRDAFAGFGGLALTSMLHNETVRAGDDIASGTKTSHAPAKAKSVIFLFMAGGPSQVETFDPKPLLNTLHGQPRPAEFGEAKYQFIQTDARLLGTKRRFRKCGDSGIEVSDLFPHLGKCMDDIAVLRSCYGDQVVHSAAQYELFSGRTVPGFPSMGSWTLYGLGSESDSLPSYVVMPDPKGALEAGQPMYMNGFLPAAHQPTMFRPGDRPVLNLDLPAGVDASQRRRTLKLVRDLNEATLLPGDDELEARLKSYDLAFRMQSQAPEVFDLSRETQETLELYGVGREPTDDYGRRCLLARRLVESGVRFVCVVSGGGPGNLQWDAHKDIEENHLRKAAETDQPVAGMLTDLKRRGLLDETLVLWGGEFGRSPEAQGGTGRDHHNLGFTMLMAGGGIRGGHVVGATDEIGLRAVESPHHFRDIHATILNQLGLDQHRLTYRHLGRDERLTFLEGQVIDEIV
- a CDS encoding DUF6800 family protein, with amino-acid sequence MGRVERNREIARRRKRRVQIGKMRKRYAAATSEGEKAEILAKARRMTPFIELEQPAAN
- a CDS encoding outer membrane protein assembly factor — protein: MPSPRTRQPPKSPSHCGQTLRAILVLACTVIVLAIPAICEELPQRITDVRIEGNETIPASVILQKIQTQPDRDVSSRQIREDKRSLMSTRWFYSVQERFEDTPQGTVLIFKVHERPIVKKVEFIGNEKIKTKQLASWTGLKVGSPFDHMANREAVNRIEQEYREKGHFFVKVELVKGGEPGDREVIFRINEGPKVRVTSRVFSGVGDVVSAARLKTKLQSKSAILGLFGGLYRPETLQQDEYALKQYYNDLGFFDVQVETEPLFSRDRSRVRLHYTVSEGTRYRVREIRVEGNQVLSTAQLQAIREMNEGDYFNALPLSKDVRYMLGLYGERGHYFASVRPVYHFTEQPGIVDLVFDIDEDRKRYIRNFDVAFMNEQSHTKETVILDRMQVEPGDLADPKLIGRGRSRVNGGGLFEGVQVNVIPVDPETDQFLSASDSRTFRGQQPLGGFSYGQPDWTDRFEYNVRYAAYEHAATGGTAARIPYGHSVLSTEPPSNSPTAPRPPTGGHTSGDAHSAPANAAPKRDDEVAAETTDGQVMLLPRNPLPQMLEYQLAQPAALFHQPPEDLLVSNFPPAEDRDDDVIIRGQSPGGSFYGQTPTPRPGDAILQGSPFNNQFQTPPPGWVDINVQAAEGRTGRLMFGFGVNSDAGIVGSFVWDESNFDLFRPPQTFADIIEGRAWRGGGQRFRFEAAPGDIVSRYALQWTDPYFMYTDYSLSVSGFFFNRFYPDWDEERLGGRVAVGRQLTPEWSVAAALRLEDVNLRGVAAGAPAILQQAVGDNFLSTGRLSVTHDTRDAVIMPGTGHYFDAGYEQAFGDFTYPRFEGEFRQYFTLHQRPDGSGRQVLTLAGDVGWSGDDTPVFERFYAGGFQSFRGFAFRGVTPRINNIGIGGNFKALGTVEYRIPLTADDMINFVAFTDVGTVEESASLANFRATAGVGLRVVVPAMGPVPLAFDFAFPIKSQAFDDERIFSFYVGINR